Below is a window of Populus trichocarpa isolate Nisqually-1 chromosome 3, P.trichocarpa_v4.1, whole genome shotgun sequence DNA.
taacaaaaagaaaacaatacctagtttaagtttttgcctttgtcttgcttgattttctttattgtcACTTTCTTTACTTCTCCAACACATTTCTCCTCTCCATGCACCCATCTCTCTAACCtttgcctttcttttcttttttttgcctctaattttgaaccaaaatttCAATTCCAATCAATTCTTTAATTCATCTCATCTCTtataaaaaagcaaacaaattatttgcccacttttttttttctgtagttCCTTTCAAATCAACTACTCAATAGCCCACACATaacctctcttctcttttttcgcTAACATCTCACTCACTTTAACTTTAAAACCCATTACTGGAACTTGGCTACCAGCCATGTCCACCATTAAAACTCCTCTGGATATTATCCAGATTGTTATTAGACATGCACCACAAAATTATTGTGATTATGAAGCCCCCATGATCGATTCATTCCCAAAGTGAAATTATTGTGAAAAAACAGatttctataaatatttattcattttcaattCTGCAACAGAGACTAAAAAACTGGACGGACACTGTTGTCAAGGAGAAAGTTGACTTAAAGAACAGCAAGATGCATGCTACCCTTTATCGATTGTTCttcttctaaaaataaattcctaCAACAAATCAATTCACCTACAAGCGCTTTCTCATTGAGTTCGCCTTATTCTTCCAGAATGCCTCGGCAGAGAATGGAAGACATATACTAGATGTTACGGGGAGATGAGGGTTCAGATGAACTGCTGGATGGGTCACCTGTTGTTGGATTGAGTGCAGTGCCACTTGAAAGAGCGCCGTTCCCACCTTCTTGAGACACTACAGGGATCTTCACTGCCGCCCTTTCCATCTCCTTCTCGAGCTCTTCTTCCTGGCGCAGAGCAGTAAACTGGGTATCAAGAGACTTGGCTGCACCTAACCATGCAAACACGATTACCAGAAGTATTCCTCCGAGGTAAGGAGTTGAATTGGCAAGCGACCCAAAGGTTAAGATCATAAACTGTTGAATGAGAGCTCCTCCAGACTTCCCCAAAGGATTGCAGACAACATCAATGGCTGCCTTCCCTTTAACCTACAGCACAGATTGGAGAAGCAAAATTAGCACTGAACATCTAGCCATTTTTAAATTCAGTATTCCATATCCTGCATCAAAACTGTCTCAGAATGATTGAAATAGATTGCCAGTTTAAACTACAAAAGCATCTATAACAAGCAAAAGATCCAAACCTTGGTGTCCTCATCCAACGGAATATAGGCCATTTCTTTGCATGGATCAAACAAACTGTATTTTGCACTCTTGCTGAAAATGTTTTGCATAGCACCCACGTATACAGCAGCAAGAAGAGGAGTCATCCCAAACTGTGTGAGGGTGGGTGCAAGAGGACCGCCAAACAAGATCAGAGAGAAGAAACCGACTCCTGTTAGAAGCAGGACTGTGGGTGTGATTTTGGCTGCAACTCCCCATCCATATTTGTCAAATATAAATTGACTTAGAAGCATCATCGAGAAAGTTGCTATTCCCGTTGCTGTTGAAAAGTCACCCATAAAGGCAGAGTACTCATTCGGGCTGGGAAACTGCGAAAATGAATGGCAGAGAGGGGAGGGAAAGAGAATCAGTAATCGATAAGCTCAGAGAGAAGAGGACAAGGACAGGATCAGATAAAGTTTACCTGCGCCTTTAGCTTTGATTTCCAGGTAACCTCAACAAGGTTGATGCTAATACCATATGCAACCACCAAAGTTGCAAGATCTCTAATATATCTAGAAGACACAAGGAACTTCAAGCTCTCCATTGTGCTCATCTTCGGCTTTTCCTGCACATGGATTTTCAAAAAGGGAACCTTGTTATACCATTAAATTACTACGCTGAGTCTTCAAAGTATATGCTCTATGAATTGAATCTCGTTTGTTAACAAGTGAATATATATTATACCAGAACATGAAAATGACCCTCTCCAAGTAATAAATTTGATGTGGTTGTACATTCATtgatatagagaaaaaaatcgCAAAACAGGTATTCTTTCTTCAGCACGATGGCTTTAGATAATTTGTAATGATGTTATGACACCCTTCAATTTCTATATACAAGGCACCTTCAAGTTCTGAgacctttttgtttgttttataagaGCTACAAAATACAGCTTTCCAACACCtcgaataaatattttttaagaaaaagagtCCTTGCTAACAAAATTACAGATGTAAGCCCATCTAGATAAGTATGTAGCTGGTAATATGATGTCTCATCACATTTCAGTACCTGTTCCTTAATTAAAGAGTgccatattaaaaagaattgcaGAGTAGCTGGTGAAAAAAATATCCAGTACCAAATTAAAGAATCTAGTAATTATTTCAGGTATGCTATAGttcaatttcataataaaaatttagatattgcGAGCCACCAGTACAAACATATTGCTTTGAGGGTTCATGGAGTCCTTGCAGAAGATTACCTTCTTCTTCAAACTGCGGGTTGGTAGAGGAACAAAAGTATTCACCCACCAGTAACACAAACATATTGCAAGCCCCATCAGCACCACAATGCTCATCATTCCTTTGAGGGAGACGGCCCAGCCATCAACACCAGGACCcaagtttttcctcaaattTGAAAAGTACTTCACTGTTCGGCCTGAGAAAATCAGAGCAACATTCGCCCCGAGTCCAAAAAGAGGGTAAAACCGTTTTGCTTCATCTACAGTAGTGATCTGCACAATACACACAACATCATTAAGTGGAAGCTTTGATCAATATATACACGCCATTCAGAtagggaaaaggaaaggaaacttTGAGAACAAGACAATCACATTTACAATTTTCGATgccttataattttttgtgaaACCAGGACTGAACTTAAAGTGCATAGATTATTCACTCTTAACGACAAAATTTATTAACCAAACCAATTTTACTTCACTCTAACTACTACACTCACAGCCCTTGATATCTCAATTTCATAGCCCATGAATCTCCTTTTAAGCATGGCACGGATGCTGAGGCAATACTATCCAAGCAAAAACTTGGCATATATTTGCTCTGGATGAAAAAACCAAAGCAGCAGAAATGAAGTGGGAACTTATGAATCGATTGGAAAAATCATTGAGTGAAACATGTAAGCCCTTAAGCAAACTACAACTCAAACTCAGAACAAAACTAAACAACTTTGTTCCGTTTCAGAGCAGCTTTATAACAATCCAAAGaactatttattataaaaaaagcataAGTAACATATTAGTGACCTGTCACACGTAgatttttcctttcttgtttttagaggaaaaaaaagaaatgaaacattAAGACAATTtatatagcaaaaaaaataaccacagcTACAAACAATCAAGCAGACAACtttgaatccaaaacaaactTCAAAAAGAAGGATGATTACCTGATTAGCAAATCCCCAGAACAGCACTGATACCACCACACTCCCCCACAATTCAGCCATGACATAGAACAAACAAAAAGTCCAAATCCTCATAATTGCAAGAGGACCAAGAAACCTTGGGCCAAGTACATTGAGAAGTTTATCAGCAAATGCTTCTGGGTGGATATAACTACTGAGTGGAtacaaaacaaacccaaaagcCCCAAAAAAGGcaataaaaggaagaattaCAGTATAAAAGAGAGCCTGCTTAGACAAGACATTAGCCAATTTTGTATACAATAACATGAACCCAATAGCCATAGGCAAATTCACCCAAGTTTTCAAAAATGGTATGATTTCTGCACTGCTACCTTTGGCCGTCACAACCAACACGTCCTTAGTGTCTCTAAGGATTGTGTAGTTAAAAAGAATACAAAAGAACATTAACCCA
It encodes the following:
- the LOC7478375 gene encoding plastidic ATP/ADP-transporter isoform X2 encodes the protein MEAVLQTRGLLSLPPNPKGRVLYPSQGLKQRLFATKPKTFSGFSLSSNGVPKFPTSVSKPNGFFPKDRNLHICRAEAAAAADGQPLFGEETDKPKFLGIELATFKKIIPLGLMFFCILFNYTILRDTKDVLVVTAKGSSAEIIPFLKTWVNLPMAIGFMLLYTKLANVLSKQALFYTVILPFIAFFGAFGFVLYPLSSYIHPEAFADKLLNVLGPRFLGPLAIMRIWTFCLFYVMAELWGSVVVSVLFWGFANQITTVDEAKRFYPLFGLGANVALIFSGRTVKYFSNLRKNLGPGVDGWAVSLKGMMSIVVLMGLAICLCYWWVNTFVPLPTRSLKKKEKPKMSTMESLKFLVSSRYIRDLATLVVAYGISINLVEVTWKSKLKAQFPSPNEYSAFMGDFSTATGIATFSMMLLSQFIFDKYGWGVAAKITPTVLLLTGVGFFSLILFGGPLAPTLTQFGMTPLLAAVYVGAMQNIFSKSAKYSLFDPCKEMAYIPLDEDTKVKGKAAIDVVCNPLGKSGGALIQQFMILTFGSLANSTPYLGGILLVIVFAWLGAAKSLDTQFTALRQEEELEKEMERAAVKIPVVSQEGGNGALSSGTALNPTTGDPSSSSSEPSSPRNI
- the LOC7478375 gene encoding plastidic ATP/ADP-transporter isoform X1, whose product is MTGHLTRCHGSAAPPSFCLVTSSVANSSCHQQQQRRNRKRNNSFWGRQRRESESIQGEEKNRDWASLHREEEGPFLTPGLGTTAVLSLHRDLRPPPSSTAIPPPSTLPTPAEPEREKRNRTEPRERKPGEEKNHSGKKKNHRSSLEPAEPSANHHRSFLHPDLEPPSTKKEEETLLTEGTKNRGRKQHSEAEERRRKTAASATVCHHRCPSRRPDHRHRRQPGPTIRKRDQTLDFDQTNKTMQFTLEKKRKDLKTLLHNDTKVTRQSTGDARMTHNKTCMLPLDRNLHICRAEAAAAADGQPLFGEETDKPKFLGIELATFKKIIPLGLMFFCILFNYTILRDTKDVLVVTAKEAFADKLLNVLGPRFLGPLAIMRIWTFCLFYVMAELWGSVVVSVLFWGFANQITTVDEAKRFYPLFGLGANVALIFSGRTVKYFSNLRKNLGPGVDGWAVSLKGMMSIVVLMGLAICLCYWWVNTFVPLPTRSLKKKEKPKMSTMESLKFLVSSRYIRDLATLVVAYGISINLVEVTWKSKLKAQFPSPNEYSAFMGDFSTATGIATFSMMLLSQFIFDKYGWGVAAKITPTVLLLTGVGFFSLILFGGPLAPTLTQFGMTPLLAAVYVGAMQNIFSKSAKYSLFDPCKEMAYIPLDEDTKVKGKAAIDVVCNPLGKSGGALIQQFMILTFGSLANSTPYLGGILLVIVFAWLGAAKSLDTQFTALRQEEELEKEMERAAVKIPVVSQEGGNGALSSGTALNPTTGDPSSSSSEPSSPRNI